Proteins encoded by one window of Ramlibacter tataouinensis:
- a CDS encoding ATP-dependent helicase — protein MSGLNLAQQEAVNYMHGPCLVLAGAGSGKTRVITHKVARLIQTGLEARRILAITFTNKAAAEMRERAKGLIGRDAKEVVICTFHALGVRLLRQDGAALGLKPQFSILDTGDVTAILKDAGGTTDAATARQWQWAISLWKNMGLNAAQAEAQAKDDNERVTARIMARYEERLTAYQSVDFDDLIGLPLKLLHEHDAVRDKWQRHLGHVLVDEYQDTNATQYELLKLLVGERGRFTAVGDDDQSIYGWRGATLDNLKRLPQDWPQLKVVKLEQNYRSTGAILRAANNVIQPNPKLFPKTLFSELGEGEPVRVVDCDNEEHEAERAVARIQSLRAAGLGKDWKDFAVLYRANHQARVFEQALRKAQVPYKVSGGQSFFDRAEIRDLCAWLRLWVNNDDDPAFLRAVTTPKRGIGHTTLGSLGVFAGQYKLSLFEALFSSSLGAALPARAVGSLHEFGRYVNDLEYRARHTLGAEDAKAFLADWLKDIGYEKHLYDSEDSEKLAAARWSNVLDFCDWMAKRCGGEIDDSAGVALAGEKKSLLEVAQTISLLSTLSEREQDQNVVTLSTLHASKGLEWPHVMLVGCVEGLLPFKLDDDDGLKGQANEGILQRLQEERRLMYVGITRAQRSLAVSWLRKRKKGREVVAGQPSRFIAEMALDKATVKEDPREKLKALRAEFARRSAEAAAAAAGGTP, from the coding sequence ATGTCCGGCCTCAACCTCGCCCAGCAGGAAGCAGTCAACTACATGCACGGGCCCTGCCTGGTGCTGGCCGGGGCGGGGTCGGGCAAGACGCGCGTGATCACGCACAAGGTCGCGCGCCTGATCCAGACCGGGCTGGAGGCGCGCCGCATCCTGGCCATCACCTTCACCAACAAGGCCGCCGCCGAAATGCGCGAGCGCGCCAAGGGCCTGATCGGGCGCGACGCCAAGGAGGTGGTGATCTGCACCTTCCACGCGCTGGGCGTGCGGCTGCTGCGGCAGGACGGCGCGGCGCTCGGTCTCAAGCCCCAGTTCTCGATCCTCGACACCGGCGACGTCACGGCGATCCTGAAGGACGCCGGCGGCACCACCGACGCCGCCACCGCGCGCCAGTGGCAGTGGGCGATCAGCCTGTGGAAGAACATGGGCCTGAACGCGGCCCAGGCCGAGGCGCAGGCCAAGGACGACAACGAGCGGGTCACCGCCCGCATCATGGCGCGCTATGAGGAGCGCCTGACCGCCTACCAGAGCGTCGACTTCGACGACCTGATCGGCCTGCCGCTGAAGCTGCTGCACGAGCACGACGCAGTGCGCGACAAGTGGCAGCGCCACCTGGGCCATGTGCTGGTCGACGAATACCAGGACACCAACGCCACCCAGTACGAGCTGCTCAAGCTGCTGGTGGGCGAGCGCGGCCGGTTCACCGCGGTCGGCGACGACGACCAGTCGATCTACGGCTGGCGCGGCGCCACGCTCGACAACCTCAAGCGCCTGCCGCAGGACTGGCCGCAGCTGAAGGTGGTCAAGCTCGAGCAGAACTACCGCTCCACCGGGGCCATCCTGCGCGCCGCCAACAACGTCATCCAGCCCAACCCCAAGCTGTTTCCCAAGACGCTGTTCTCCGAGCTGGGCGAGGGCGAGCCGGTGCGCGTGGTCGATTGCGACAACGAGGAGCACGAGGCCGAACGCGCGGTGGCGCGCATCCAGTCGCTGCGCGCCGCCGGCCTGGGCAAGGACTGGAAGGACTTCGCCGTGCTGTACCGCGCCAACCACCAGGCGCGGGTGTTCGAGCAGGCGCTGCGCAAGGCGCAGGTGCCGTACAAGGTCTCGGGCGGCCAGAGCTTCTTCGACCGCGCCGAGATCCGCGACCTGTGCGCCTGGCTGCGCCTGTGGGTGAACAACGACGACGACCCGGCGTTCCTGCGCGCGGTGACCACGCCCAAGCGCGGCATCGGCCACACCACGCTGGGGAGCCTGGGCGTGTTCGCCGGCCAGTACAAGCTGTCGCTGTTCGAGGCGCTGTTCTCCTCCTCGCTCGGCGCGGCGCTGCCGGCCCGGGCGGTGGGCAGCCTGCACGAGTTCGGCCGCTACGTGAACGACCTCGAGTACCGCGCCCGCCACACGCTGGGCGCGGAAGATGCGAAGGCGTTCCTGGCCGACTGGCTCAAGGACATCGGCTACGAGAAGCACCTGTACGACAGCGAGGACAGCGAGAAGCTGGCGGCGGCGCGCTGGAGCAACGTGCTGGACTTCTGCGACTGGATGGCCAAGCGCTGCGGCGGCGAGATCGACGACAGCGCCGGCGTCGCGCTGGCCGGCGAGAAGAAGAGCCTGCTGGAGGTGGCGCAGACGATCTCGCTGCTGTCCACGCTGTCCGAGCGCGAGCAGGACCAGAACGTGGTGACCCTGTCCACCCTGCACGCGTCCAAGGGCCTGGAGTGGCCGCACGTGATGCTGGTCGGCTGCGTGGAAGGGCTGCTGCCGTTCAAGCTGGATGACGACGACGGCCTCAAGGGCCAGGCCAACGAGGGCATCCTGCAGCGGCTGCAGGAGGAGCGCCGGCTGATGTACGTGGGCATCACGCGCGCGCAGCGCTCGCTGGCGGTGAGCTGGTTGCGCAAGCGCAAGAAGGGGCGCGAAGTGGTCGCCGGCCAGCCCAGCCGCTTCATCGCGGAGATGGCGCTGGACAAGGCCACGGTGAAGGAGGACCCGCGCGAGAAGCTCAAGGCGTTGCGCGCGGAGTTCGCGCGCCGCAGCGCCGAAGCGGCCGCCGCCGCAGCGGGCGGCACGCCATGA
- a CDS encoding AEC family transporter, whose product MLDVLRVTFPFFALVLCGYLAARWRLLPLEAIGGLNAFVLYFALPAMLYEFGARTPLHQLLDPVAFTVYLACALLMVAGTVKFSLNPRIRWNDAAFGALVAAFPNTGFMGVPLLVALLGAASAGPTILTIAIDLVITSSLCIALSRLDGAHQHGAAGAARKALRGMALNPMPWSIALGALSSGLGVLPVQPVMATISLLAAAASPVALFTIGAVLARSQLVAAASEHGPLPAGDYVPVAAAKLLVHPLLVFAVGELAIALGLPLDRFALTVMVLVAALPSASNVSMLAERFGADNGRIARIILLTTAAAFFTFSAAVALMK is encoded by the coding sequence GTGCTCGACGTCCTGAGGGTCACCTTCCCCTTCTTCGCGCTGGTGCTGTGCGGCTACCTGGCCGCGCGCTGGCGCCTGCTGCCGCTTGAGGCGATCGGCGGGCTCAATGCCTTCGTGCTGTATTTCGCACTGCCGGCCATGCTGTACGAGTTCGGCGCGCGCACGCCGCTGCACCAGTTGCTGGACCCGGTGGCCTTCACGGTTTATCTGGCCTGCGCGCTGCTGATGGTGGCCGGCACCGTGAAATTCAGCCTGAACCCGCGCATCCGCTGGAACGACGCGGCGTTCGGCGCGCTGGTGGCGGCCTTCCCCAACACCGGCTTCATGGGCGTGCCGCTGCTGGTGGCGCTGCTCGGCGCGGCCTCCGCCGGCCCGACCATCCTCACGATCGCGATCGACCTGGTGATCACCAGTTCGCTGTGCATTGCCTTGTCGCGGCTGGACGGCGCCCACCAGCACGGCGCCGCCGGCGCGGCCCGCAAGGCGCTGCGCGGCATGGCGCTCAACCCGATGCCCTGGTCGATCGCGCTGGGCGCGCTGTCCTCGGGCCTCGGCGTGCTGCCGGTCCAGCCGGTGATGGCCACGATCTCGCTGCTGGCCGCCGCCGCCTCGCCGGTGGCGCTGTTCACCATCGGTGCGGTGCTGGCGCGCTCGCAGCTCGTCGCGGCGGCGTCGGAGCACGGCCCGCTGCCGGCGGGCGACTACGTGCCGGTCGCCGCAGCCAAGCTGCTGGTGCACCCGCTGCTGGTGTTCGCCGTCGGCGAGCTCGCCATCGCGCTCGGCCTGCCGCTGGACCGCTTCGCCCTGACCGTGATGGTGCTGGTGGCGGCGCTGCCCAGCGCCAGCAACGTGTCCATGCTGGCAGAGCGCTTCGGCGCCGACAACGGGCGCATCGCGCGGATCATCCTGCTGACCACGGCCGCGGCGTTCTTCACGTTTTCGGCGGCGGTGGCGTTGATGAAATAG
- a CDS encoding MFS transporter translates to MLRPVPHVSAEQLASGERALVQDLAWASLCGAFSGGVILVAFALTLGATPLQIGLLAAIPFLAQASQLPATLLIERVRLRRRIGVLSVTAARLVILATAVLPFIGGGFALTALIGAQVLIATFNAVGGCAINSWLHQLIPHERLGHFFSRRLFFGTALACVGTLIAGRMVDAAPRGQPMYAYAAAFALAGLAGFVSSWHLGRAPEPAMSAGAPAGRALERLRQPFTHPNFRRLLIFLAAWTIASNFTAPFLTVYLIEQLGYPVGTVTSLWVTSQVSNALTLYLWGRLSDRLSNKGVLAVALPVHFACVLALVFVDAVSGARGQLGLLYVLHFVMGIATGGIALATGNLGLKLAPQGEGTVYLAAIGLASAVAGGIAPVLAGALAQAFQTSELSAVVRWQSPGHWKEMAIFSFAHWEFLFAISALLGLYVIHALYRIEEGREVSERQVVQAFVFEARRSLNSLSSAAFEGLFPFERLNERRKWWRSERRRLREPPRWPEQRILDRRRSA, encoded by the coding sequence ATGCTGCGCCCGGTCCCCCACGTCTCGGCCGAGCAGCTCGCCAGCGGCGAGCGCGCGCTGGTGCAGGACCTGGCCTGGGCCAGCCTGTGCGGCGCCTTCTCCGGCGGCGTGATCCTGGTCGCCTTCGCGCTCACGCTGGGCGCGACACCGCTGCAGATCGGCCTGCTGGCGGCCATTCCGTTCCTGGCCCAGGCGTCGCAGCTGCCGGCCACGCTGCTGATCGAGCGGGTGCGGCTGCGCCGGCGCATCGGCGTGCTGTCGGTGACGGCGGCGCGGCTGGTGATCCTGGCGACCGCCGTCCTGCCGTTCATCGGCGGCGGCTTCGCGCTGACGGCGCTGATCGGCGCGCAGGTGCTGATCGCCACCTTCAACGCGGTGGGCGGCTGCGCCATCAACTCCTGGCTGCACCAGCTCATCCCGCACGAGCGGCTGGGCCACTTCTTCTCGCGCCGCCTGTTCTTCGGCACGGCCCTGGCCTGCGTCGGCACGCTGATCGCCGGCAGGATGGTCGACGCGGCGCCGCGCGGCCAGCCGATGTACGCCTACGCCGCGGCCTTCGCCCTGGCCGGCCTGGCCGGCTTCGTCAGCTCCTGGCACCTGGGCCGCGCGCCCGAGCCGGCGATGTCGGCCGGCGCCCCGGCCGGGCGCGCGCTCGAGCGCTTGCGCCAGCCGTTCACGCATCCGAACTTCCGCCGGCTGCTGATCTTCCTGGCGGCGTGGACCATCGCCTCCAACTTCACCGCGCCGTTCCTGACCGTCTACCTGATCGAGCAGCTCGGCTACCCGGTGGGCACCGTCACCAGCCTGTGGGTCACCAGCCAGGTGAGCAACGCCCTCACGCTGTACCTCTGGGGGCGGCTGTCGGACCGGCTCTCCAACAAGGGCGTGCTGGCGGTGGCGCTGCCGGTGCACTTCGCCTGCGTGCTGGCGCTGGTGTTCGTCGATGCGGTGAGCGGTGCGCGCGGCCAGCTCGGGCTGCTGTACGTGCTGCATTTCGTGATGGGCATCGCCACCGGCGGCATCGCGCTGGCCACCGGCAACCTCGGCCTGAAGCTGGCGCCGCAGGGCGAGGGCACGGTGTACCTGGCCGCGATCGGCCTGGCCTCGGCGGTGGCCGGCGGCATCGCGCCGGTGCTGGCCGGCGCGCTGGCCCAGGCCTTCCAGACCAGCGAGCTGTCGGCCGTGGTGCGCTGGCAGTCGCCCGGCCACTGGAAGGAGATGGCGATCTTCAGCTTCGCCCACTGGGAGTTCCTGTTCGCGATCTCCGCCCTGCTGGGCCTGTACGTGATCCACGCGCTGTACCGCATCGAGGAAGGGCGCGAGGTGAGCGAGCGCCAGGTGGTGCAGGCCTTCGTGTTCGAGGCGCGCCGCTCGCTCAACAGCCTGTCGTCCGCCGCCTTCGAGGGCCTGTTCCCGTTCGAGCGCCTGAACGAGCGCCGCAAGTGGTGGCGCAGCGAGCGCCGCCGCCTGCGCGAGCCGCCGCGCTGGCCGGAGCAGCGGATCCTCGATCGCAGGCGAAGCGCGTGA
- a CDS encoding esterase/lipase family protein: MPSPAPTADPPWPRHAAAAVRDLRGGMRLVMDGVALGIDRIEAAHDRLARVRPAVRGARIAQPRTGWGTVIYHGLRGTAGLAGGVIDLALASLQASLADPRQERDSAGPSPRREALLAALNAVAGDHLQRTDNPLLIRTRLQRAGSPTPRVLVLVHDLGLDPLHWQTDDGQDHGQALAAAIDATPVLAHYSSGRPVAAVGRELASELQAMLSQWPVALQGVVLVGHGLGGLVLRSALHQAGRCGMAWPARVRHVVFLGTPHGGAAPGRVLAWLARIGAGRAAGLLPLARLPRRHSAGIDDFLHGRVLPADPRAGAALPPDADAGLPPTLRAHAIAGAVGDGLSDGLVPVASALGRAGGAAGGPLALPEERRWVARGVDHMGLLASDAVFRTMRQWLSA; this comes from the coding sequence ATGCCCAGCCCCGCACCGACCGCCGATCCGCCATGGCCGCGCCACGCCGCCGCCGCCGTGCGCGACCTGCGCGGCGGCATGCGGCTGGTGATGGACGGCGTGGCGCTGGGCATCGATCGCATCGAGGCGGCGCACGACCGCCTGGCCCGGGTCCGGCCGGCGGTGCGCGGCGCGCGCATTGCGCAGCCGCGCACCGGCTGGGGCACGGTCATCTACCACGGCCTGCGCGGCACGGCCGGCCTCGCCGGCGGCGTGATCGACCTGGCGCTGGCCTCGTTGCAGGCTTCGCTGGCCGACCCGCGCCAGGAGCGGGATTCGGCCGGGCCGTCGCCGCGGCGCGAAGCGCTGCTGGCCGCGCTCAATGCCGTCGCCGGCGACCACCTGCAGCGCACCGACAACCCGCTGCTGATCCGCACCCGGCTGCAGCGCGCCGGCAGCCCGACGCCGCGCGTGCTGGTGCTGGTGCACGACCTGGGCCTGGATCCGCTGCACTGGCAGACCGACGACGGCCAGGACCACGGACAGGCGCTGGCCGCGGCCATCGATGCCACGCCGGTGCTGGCGCACTACAGCAGCGGGCGGCCGGTCGCGGCCGTCGGGCGCGAGCTGGCGTCCGAGTTGCAGGCGATGCTGTCGCAGTGGCCCGTCGCGCTGCAGGGCGTGGTGCTGGTGGGCCATGGCCTGGGCGGGTTGGTGCTGCGCAGCGCCCTGCACCAGGCCGGCCGCTGCGGCATGGCCTGGCCCGCGCGGGTGCGGCACGTGGTGTTCCTCGGCACGCCGCACGGCGGCGCCGCGCCGGGCCGGGTGCTGGCCTGGCTGGCCCGCATCGGCGCCGGCCGCGCCGCCGGCCTGCTGCCGCTGGCGCGCCTGCCCCGCCGACACAGCGCCGGCATCGACGACTTTCTCCATGGCCGCGTGCTGCCGGCCGATCCACGCGCCGGCGCGGCGCTGCCGCCCGACGCCGACGCCGGCCTGCCGCCCACCTTGCGCGCCCATGCGATCGCCGGTGCCGTCGGCGATGGGCTGAGCGACGGCCTGGTGCCGGTGGCGAGCGCGCTGGGCCGCGCCGGCGGCGCAGCCGGCGGCCCCCTGGCCCTGCCGGAGGAGCGCCGCTGGGTCGCCCGCGGCGTGGACCACATGGGCTTGCTGGCGAGCGATGCAGTCTTTCGCACGATGCGGCAGTGGCTGTCGGCCTGA
- a CDS encoding universal stress protein, translated as MPNYQRILVPVDGSATALQAMATAIEFARASGGRMLAVHAVEELAFVAGMDYSGQLLTVAREAGAKSLQEAAQRARDAGVEVETRLLEHTANRLGESIAQAAQGWNADLIVVGTHGRRGMGRLLLGSGAEQIIRLAPVPVLVIRGSEID; from the coding sequence ATGCCCAACTACCAACGCATCCTCGTTCCCGTCGATGGCAGCGCCACCGCGCTGCAGGCGATGGCCACGGCCATCGAATTCGCCCGCGCCTCGGGCGGCCGGATGCTGGCGGTCCATGCGGTCGAGGAGCTGGCCTTCGTCGCCGGCATGGACTATTCGGGCCAATTGCTGACGGTGGCGCGGGAAGCCGGCGCGAAGTCGCTGCAGGAGGCGGCCCAGCGCGCCCGCGACGCCGGCGTCGAGGTGGAGACCCGCCTGCTCGAACACACCGCCAACCGCCTGGGCGAATCGATCGCGCAGGCGGCGCAGGGGTGGAATGCCGACCTGATCGTGGTCGGCACCCATGGCCGGCGCGGCATGGGCCGGCTGCTGCTGGGCAGCGGCGCCGAGCAGATCATCCGGCTCGCGCCGGTGCCGGTGCTGGTGATCCGCGGCAGCGAGATCGACTGA